The following are from one region of the Pleurodeles waltl isolate 20211129_DDA chromosome 4_1, aPleWal1.hap1.20221129, whole genome shotgun sequence genome:
- the LOC138287004 gene encoding olfactory receptor 5G9-like has translation MEWKNHTRVTEFVLLGITSVRNLQIPLFVLFLSIYSMTLLWNIGIIFIVRLSPSLHTPMYLFISSLSFLDICFSSAVTPKMLTDFLAEKKVISFLGCALQVYFLCAMGSTENFLFAVMAIDRYVAICNPLLYPAVMSPRKCVLFVSGAYTFGFLHSFIETGCTFRLSFCASNALQHFVCDVPPLLDLSCTDTRVITLVLFIFPSLVSMSSLLAILISYGYIIATVLKIASVSGRMKTFSTCASHLTAVTLTYGTVFFVYLWPSTSKELKRVATVFYTVIMPMLNPLIYCLRNNDINSAFRNIVNRRLFLTFCPI, from the coding sequence ATGGAGTGGAAGAATCACACCAGAGTTACAGAGTTTGTACTCCTGGGGATCACCAGTGTAAGAAACTTACAAATCCCATTGTTTGTGCtgttcctttctatctattctatgaCCCTCTTATGGAACATTGGGATCATCTTCATTGTGCGACTCTCACCCAGCCTTCACACACCCATGTACCTCTTCATCAGTAGCCTGTCCTTCCTGGATATCTGTTTCTCCTCAGCAGTCACCCCTAAGATGCTAACTGATTTCCTGGCAGAGAAGAAAGTCATCTCTTTCCTAGGTTGTGCATTACAGGTCTATTTCCTCTGTGCCATGGGTAGCACTGAGAACTTCCTCTTTGCCGTCATGGCCATTGATCGGTATGTTGCCATCTGCAACCCGCTGTTGTACCCAGCTGTGATGAGCCCCAGGAAGTGTGTTCTCTTTGTTTCAGGTGCATACACCTTTGGCTTTTTGCATTCATTCATTGAGACCGGTTGCACTTTCCGTCTGTCCTTCTGTGCCTCTAATGCTCTTCAGCACTTTGTCTGTGATGTTCCACCCTTGCTGGATCTCTCATGCACAGATACAAGAGTCATCACACTTGTCCTCTTCATCTTTCCCTCTCTTGTTTCTATGTCTTCTCTCCTGGCCATATTAATTTCATATGGCTACATTATTGCCACTGTCCTGAAGATTGCCTCTGTGTCCGGGAGAATGAAAACCTTCTCTACCTGTGCTTCACACCTCACAGCTGTAACACTCACCTATGGGACAGTTTTCTTTGTATATCTGTGGCCAAGCACTTCCAAGGAACTGAAGAGGGTGGCTACAGTGTTTTACACAGTGATAATGCCTATGTTGAATCCTTTAATATACTGTCTGAGAAACAATGATATAAATTCAGCGTTTAGAAATATTGTGAACAGAAGACTATTCCTCACTTTTTGCCCCATCTAA